Below is a window of Saccharomonospora viridis DSM 43017 DNA.
GAGAACCCGCACTACCGGAAGCTGTTCTACGAGGAGCTGCCCGAATCGCTCGGGGTGCTGGCCGAGGACCCCAGCCCCCGCAACCAGGTGCGGGCCAGTGTGACGTACAACCACGTCATCGAGGGCTCACTGGCGTTGACGGGCTACTACGCGTGGCAGAAGCTGTGCGTCAGTCGTGGCATCCTGCCGGGCATGCGGGAGCTCGTGCGACGTGTCTCGGACGACGAGCGCAGGCACATGGCGTGGGGGACGTTCACCTGCCGTCGCCACGTGGCCGCCGACGACTCACTGTGGGAGGTCGTACAGCAGCGCATGGACGAGCTGCTGCCACACGCCCTCGGCATGATCGAATGGGTCAACCGGCAGTTCGACGAGTCCTCCGACGGGGACAACGCCGAGTTCGTACGCTACGCGGCCGATCGCGCCCAACGCAGACTGAGCGCGATCGCCGCTGCACGGGGCGCGAACGTCGCCGACATCGACCTCGACCACTCGCCCGAACGGCTCGAGGAGACCTTCGGCGAGGAGGATGAACGAGCGTTCGCCGAGGCCGAGCGCATGGCCGGACGCGAGTGGACGAGGTGACGTCCTTGCTCACGCGTGTCGGGTACGGGCGACGGCTTCGAGGCCGAGCAACTCCACCGCCCGCTTGCGCATCTCCACCTTGCGGACCTTGCCGGTGACGGTCATCGGGAACTCGTCCACCACATGCACGTAGCGGGGGATCTTGTAGTGGGCGAGTTTGCCGGTGCAAAACTCCCGCAGACTTTCGGCCGTCAGCGGTTCGGCGCCCTCCCGCATCCGGACCCAGGCCATGAGTTCCTCGCCGTAGCGTTCGTCGGGCACACCGATCACCTGCGCGTCGAGGATGTCCGGATGCGTGTAGAGGAACTCCTCGATCTCCCGCGGGTAGATGTTCTCCCCGTCCCGGATCACCATGTCCTTGAGGCGTCCGGTGATGTTGACGTAGCCGTCCTCGTCCATCACGGCGAGATCGCCGGTGTGCATCCAGCGCGCCTCGTCGATGACCTCGGCGGTCTTGTCCGGCTGCTCCCAATACCCGAGCATCACCGAGTAGCCGCGTGTGCACAGCTCACCGTGGGTGCCGCGGGGGACGGTCAACCCGGTCTCCGGATCGATGATCTTGGCCTCGAGGTGCGGTCCGACCCGTCCGACGGTGGACACCCGCCGCTCGATGGAGTCGTCGACCCTGGTCTGCATCGACACGGGCGAGGTTTCGGTCATGCCGTAGCAGATGGACACCTCGGTCATGCCCATGCGCTCGATGACCTGCTTCATCACCTCCACCGGGCACGGTGAACCCGCCATGATGCCGGTGCGCAGGCTGGACAGGTCGTAGGAGTCGAAGTCCGGTTCGGCGAGCTCGGCGATGAACATCGTCGGCACACCGTACAACGAGGTGCAGCGTTCGGCCTGCACGGCGGCGAGGGTCTTCGCGGGATCGAACGAGGGCGCGGGGATCACCATGCACGCCCCGTGGGTGGTGGCGGCGAGGTTCCCCATGACCATCCCGAAACAGTGGTAGAAGGGCACCGGCAGGCAGATGCGGTCGACCTCGGTGTAACGGCACAGTTCGCCGACGAAGAAGCCGTTGTTGAGGATGTTGTGGTGCGACAGCGTCGCGCCCTTGGGGAATCCGGTCGTGCCGGACGTGTACTGGATGTTGATGGGGTCGTCGGCGCTCAACGCCGCCTGGGCGCGCGCCAACCTCTCCGGATCGGCCTTGCGCCCCGTATCCAGCAGGTCGTCCCAGTGGTCTCCGTCGAGGAACACCACATCGGTCAATGACGGGCACCGGGGACGCACCTTGTGGATCATGCCCGCGTAGTCGGAGGTCTTGAACTCGCTCGCGGCGATCAGCGTGGAGATCCCGGCCTGGTTGAGGACGTACTCCAGCTCGTGCTCCCGATACGCGGGGTTGATGTTGACCAGGATCGCGCCGATCTTGGCCGTCGCGTACTGGGTCAGAGTCCATTGCGGGCAGTTCGGCGCCCAGATGCCCACGCGGTCGCCTTTCGT
It encodes the following:
- a CDS encoding R2-like ligand-binding oxidase produces the protein MTGTVEHRAGFHSLRRGGLDWNTLPLRLFAKGNRKFWDPADIDFSVDARDWEKLTDRQRLSATYLCAQFAAGEEAVTEDIQPFLRAMAAEGRLGDEMYLAQFCFEEAKHTEAFRRWMDAVGLTDDLHPFVAENPHYRKLFYEELPESLGVLAEDPSPRNQVRASVTYNHVIEGSLALTGYYAWQKLCVSRGILPGMRELVRRVSDDERRHMAWGTFTCRRHVAADDSLWEVVQQRMDELLPHALGMIEWVNRQFDESSDGDNAEFVRYAADRAQRRLSAIAAARGANVADIDLDHSPERLEETFGEEDERAFAEAERMAGREWTR
- a CDS encoding AMP-binding protein → MQHASTLPSYTSGTSTVPLLGDTIGDNLDRTARTFADRDALVDYASGRRWNYREFVADVDALALGLLYRGVTKGDRVGIWAPNCPQWTLTQYATAKIGAILVNINPAYREHELEYVLNQAGISTLIAASEFKTSDYAGMIHKVRPRCPSLTDVVFLDGDHWDDLLDTGRKADPERLARAQAALSADDPINIQYTSGTTGFPKGATLSHHNILNNGFFVGELCRYTEVDRICLPVPFYHCFGMVMGNLAATTHGACMVIPAPSFDPAKTLAAVQAERCTSLYGVPTMFIAELAEPDFDSYDLSSLRTGIMAGSPCPVEVMKQVIERMGMTEVSICYGMTETSPVSMQTRVDDSIERRVSTVGRVGPHLEAKIIDPETGLTVPRGTHGELCTRGYSVMLGYWEQPDKTAEVIDEARWMHTGDLAVMDEDGYVNITGRLKDMVIRDGENIYPREIEEFLYTHPDILDAQVIGVPDERYGEELMAWVRMREGAEPLTAESLREFCTGKLAHYKIPRYVHVVDEFPMTVTGKVRKVEMRKRAVELLGLEAVARTRHA